The following proteins are encoded in a genomic region of Streptomyces gobiensis:
- the bldC gene encoding developmental transcriptional regulator BldC, whose product MTARTPDAEPLLTPAEVATMFRVDPKTVTRWAKAGKLTSIRTLGGHRRYREAEVRALLAGIPQQRSEA is encoded by the coding sequence ATGACCGCTCGCACCCCTGATGCCGAGCCGCTGCTGACCCCGGCTGAGGTTGCCACGATGTTCCGCGTGGATCCGAAGACGGTCACACGCTGGGCTAAAGCAGGCAAGCTCACGTCCATCCGCACGCTCGGAGGGCACCGCCGCTACCGCGAAGCGGAGGTACGCGCTTTGCTCGCGGGCATCCCGCAGCAGCGCAGCGAGGCCTGA
- the purF gene encoding amidophosphoribosyltransferase → MPRGDGRLSHDLLPGEKGPQDACGVFGVWAPGEEVAKLSYFGLYALQHRGQESAGIAVSNGSQILVFKDMGLVSQVFDETSLGSLRGHIAVGHARYSTTGASVWENAQPTFRATGHGSIALGHNGNLVNTAELSELVAKLSSGSGNGRANQVAATNDTDLVTALLAGQTDEDGKPLTVEEAAPRVLPKVMGAFSFVFMDEHTLYAARDPQGIRPLVLGRLERGWVVASETAALDIVGASFIREVEPGELIAVDENGLRSSRFAEAKPKGCVFEYVYLARPDTDIAGRNVYLSRVEMGRKLAAEAPAEADLVIPTPESGTPAAIGYAEASGIPFGAGLVKNSYVGRTFIQPSQTIRQLGIRLKLNPLKEVIRGKRLVVVDDSIVRGNTQRALVRMLREAGAAEVHIRISSPPIKWPCFFGIDFATRAELIGNGLSVEEIGKSLGADSLSYISIDGMIEATTIAKPNLCRACFDGEYPMDLPDPELLGKHLLESETEQTAKPDVDGVQTLLTGPGGADALRRP, encoded by the coding sequence GTGCCACGTGGTGACGGACGACTCAGCCACGACCTGCTCCCCGGCGAGAAGGGCCCCCAGGACGCTTGCGGCGTCTTCGGAGTCTGGGCACCCGGTGAAGAGGTCGCCAAACTCTCTTATTTCGGGCTGTACGCGCTGCAGCACCGAGGACAGGAGTCCGCGGGGATCGCGGTGAGCAACGGCTCCCAGATCCTCGTCTTCAAGGACATGGGCCTGGTCTCCCAGGTCTTCGACGAGACCTCCCTCGGGTCCCTGCGGGGCCACATCGCCGTGGGCCACGCCCGCTACTCGACGACCGGCGCCTCCGTCTGGGAGAACGCCCAGCCCACGTTCCGCGCCACCGGCCATGGCTCCATCGCGCTGGGCCACAACGGCAACCTGGTCAACACCGCCGAGCTCTCCGAGCTCGTCGCCAAGCTCTCCTCCGGCAGTGGCAACGGCCGGGCCAACCAGGTCGCGGCCACCAATGACACCGACCTGGTCACCGCACTGCTCGCGGGCCAGACCGACGAGGACGGCAAGCCGCTGACCGTCGAGGAGGCCGCACCGCGGGTGCTGCCCAAGGTCATGGGCGCCTTCTCCTTCGTCTTCATGGACGAGCACACCCTGTACGCCGCCCGCGATCCGCAGGGCATACGCCCCCTCGTGCTCGGTCGGCTGGAGCGCGGCTGGGTGGTCGCCAGCGAGACCGCCGCCCTCGATATCGTCGGCGCCTCCTTCATCCGGGAGGTCGAGCCCGGCGAGCTGATCGCCGTCGACGAGAACGGGCTCCGGTCCAGCCGCTTCGCGGAGGCAAAGCCCAAGGGCTGTGTCTTCGAGTATGTGTACCTCGCCCGTCCCGATACGGACATCGCGGGCCGCAATGTCTACCTCTCCCGGGTCGAGATGGGCCGCAAGCTCGCCGCAGAGGCCCCGGCCGAGGCCGACCTGGTGATACCGACGCCTGAGTCCGGCACCCCCGCCGCCATCGGCTACGCGGAGGCCAGCGGAATCCCGTTCGGTGCCGGTCTGGTGAAGAACTCCTACGTCGGCCGGACCTTCATCCAGCCCTCGCAGACCATCCGCCAGCTCGGTATCCGGCTGAAGCTCAACCCGCTCAAGGAGGTCATCCGGGGCAAGCGCCTGGTGGTCGTGGATGACTCCATCGTCCGTGGCAACACCCAGCGCGCCCTGGTCCGGATGCTCCGTGAGGCGGGCGCCGCCGAGGTGCACATCCGTATCTCCTCGCCGCCCATCAAGTGGCCGTGCTTCTTCGGTATCGACTTCGCCACCCGCGCCGAGCTGATCGGCAATGGGCTCAGCGTCGAGGAGATCGGCAAGTCGCTGGGCGCCGACTCGCTCTCGTACATCTCCATCGACGGCATGATCGAGGCGACCACCATCGCCAAGCCGAACCTCTGCCGCGCCTGCTTCGACGGCGAGTACCCGATGGATCTGCCCGACCCGGAGCTGCTGGGCAAGCACCTTCTGGAGTCCGAGACCGAGCAGACCGCCAAGCCGGATGTGGACGGCGTACAGACCCTGCTCACCGGCCCCGGCGGCGCCGACGCGCTGCGCCGCCCGTAG
- a CDS encoding PH domain-containing protein: MAIADRYLADDEELVQVTRQHWTEMVSEFLMLCLIWLVAGALIWVIPSGEEWDKMAIYVVLGAAVLASLWFWLIPLLKWRSTMYILTTKRIYKRSGFLTKAGRSIPLIRVNDVSFKASLWERMMRYGTLSIQSASEQGMMTLKHVPDPEGLKAKIYRAVDEEQRHQQMGPGLAGPGPGPDGMMPPMR; this comes from the coding sequence ATGGCTATTGCGGATCGTTACCTCGCCGATGATGAAGAGCTGGTGCAAGTCACCCGGCAGCACTGGACCGAGATGGTCAGTGAGTTTCTGATGCTCTGTCTCATCTGGCTGGTGGCGGGCGCGCTCATCTGGGTGATCCCATCCGGCGAGGAGTGGGACAAGATGGCCATCTATGTGGTGCTCGGTGCCGCCGTGCTCGCCTCGCTGTGGTTCTGGCTGATCCCGCTGCTGAAGTGGCGCAGCACGATGTACATCCTGACCACGAAGCGGATCTACAAGCGCAGTGGGTTCCTGACGAAGGCGGGCCGCAGCATTCCGCTGATCCGGGTCAATGATGTCTCGTTCAAGGCCTCGCTCTGGGAGCGGATGATGCGCTACGGAACGCTGAGCATTCAGTCTGCCTCTGAGCAGGGGATGATGACGCTCAAGCATGTGCCGGACCCGGAAGGGCTGAAGGCCAAGATCTACCGGGCGGTTGATGAGGAGCAGCGGCATCAGCAGATGGGGCCGGGGCTGGCAGGGCCGGGACCGGGGCCTGACGGGATGATGCCGCCCATGCGCTGA
- a CDS encoding Leu/Phe/Val dehydrogenase has protein sequence MTDVRPAVSVDGVLQTLFHSEQGGHEQVVLCQDRASGLKAVIAIHSTALGPALGGTRFHAYEDEEFPEEAAVLDALNLARGMSYKNALAGLEHGGGKAVIIGDPEKIKTEELLLAYGRFVAALGGRYVTACDVGTYVHDMDVIARECRWTTGRSPANGGAGDSSVLTAFGVFQGMRASAQHLWDAPTLRGRKVGIAGVGKVGHHLVEHLLEDGAEVVITDVRPEAVQRVRSAHPEAAVVVDTDALIRTEGLDIYAPCALGGALNDDTVPVLTAKVVCGAANNQLAHPGVEKDLADRGILYAPDYVVNAGGVIQVAEELHGFDFARAKAKAAKIFDTTVEIFLRAKSDGVPPAVAADRIAEHRMARAGR, from the coding sequence GTGACCGACGTACGTCCAGCCGTCAGCGTCGACGGCGTGTTGCAGACCCTCTTCCACTCGGAGCAGGGCGGCCACGAGCAGGTTGTGCTCTGCCAGGACCGTGCCAGCGGCCTGAAAGCAGTCATCGCGATCCACTCCACCGCCCTGGGTCCCGCCCTCGGCGGCACCCGGTTTCACGCGTACGAGGACGAGGAGTTCCCCGAGGAGGCGGCCGTCCTGGACGCGCTGAACCTTGCCCGGGGCATGTCCTACAAGAACGCGCTCGCCGGGCTGGAGCACGGCGGCGGCAAGGCCGTGATCATCGGCGATCCGGAAAAGATCAAGACCGAAGAGCTGCTGCTGGCCTACGGGCGGTTTGTCGCCGCGCTCGGCGGGCGCTATGTGACCGCCTGCGATGTCGGCACCTATGTCCACGACATGGATGTCATCGCCCGTGAGTGCCGCTGGACGACCGGCCGCTCCCCCGCGAACGGCGGCGCGGGCGACTCGTCCGTGCTGACCGCCTTCGGCGTCTTCCAGGGCATGCGGGCCAGCGCCCAGCATCTGTGGGACGCGCCCACGCTGCGCGGCCGTAAGGTCGGCATCGCCGGGGTCGGCAAGGTCGGCCACCACCTGGTGGAGCATCTGCTGGAGGACGGCGCCGAGGTCGTGATCACGGATGTGCGGCCGGAGGCGGTTCAGCGCGTACGCTCCGCGCACCCCGAGGCCGCCGTGGTCGTGGACACGGACGCCCTCATCCGGACCGAGGGCCTGGATATCTACGCCCCCTGCGCGCTGGGCGGCGCGCTGAACGATGACACCGTGCCGGTGCTGACCGCCAAGGTGGTCTGCGGCGCGGCCAACAACCAGCTCGCCCACCCGGGCGTCGAGAAGGACCTCGCCGACCGGGGCATCCTCTACGCCCCGGACTATGTGGTGAACGCCGGCGGTGTGATCCAGGTGGCGGAGGAACTCCATGGCTTTGACTTCGCTCGTGCGAAGGCAAAGGCGGCGAAGATCTTCGATACGACGGTGGAGATATTCCTGCGGGCCAAGAGCGACGGGGTACCGCCGGCGGTCGCCGCGGACCGCATCGCGGAACACCGCATGGCCAGAGCGGGCCGCTGA
- the purL gene encoding phosphoribosylformylglycinamidine synthase subunit PurL encodes MTLDTVKHATDTPDTGLPWAELGLKQDEYERIREILGRRPTGAELAMYSVMWSEHCSYKSSKVHLRQFGEKAPESDALLVGIGENAGVVDVGQGYAVTFKVESHNHPSYIEPYQGAATGIGGIVRDILAMGARPVAVMDPLRFGAADHPDTKRVLPGVVAGIGGYGNCLGLPNIGGEVVFDSCYQGNPLVNALCVGVMKHEDIHLAKASGTGNKVILYGARTGGDGIGGVSVLASETFDADSPDGASANRPAVQVGDPFQEKLLIECTLEVFREELVVGIQDLGGAGLSCATSELASAGSGGMRVELDTVPLRDATLSPEEILMSESQERMCAVVAPENVDRFLQICEKWDVIATVIGEVTEGDRLEIFWHGEQIVDVPPRTVAHEGPVYERPYERPAWQDTLQADDANKLPRPQTGDELRTDVLKLVGSPNQAAKSWITDQYDRYVLGNTVLAQPEDSGMIRIDDDTNLGVALATDGNGRYAKLDPYTGAQLALVESYRNVAATGAKPLAVTNCLNFGSPEDPAAMWQFAEAARGLADACQQLGTPVTGGNVSLYNQTGDVAIHPTPVVGVLGVIDDVTRRTPIAFTDEGHLIYLLGDTREELGGSAWSQVAHDHLGGLPPQVDLDRERLLAEILISASRDGMIDAAHDLSDGGLIQAVVESCLKGGRGARLITPDGLDPFVFLFSESAGRAIVAVPRSEEVRFNDMCGARGLPVTRIGVVDGQDIELQGQFSIPLSVLKEAHEATIPALLS; translated from the coding sequence ATGACTCTCGACACCGTCAAGCACGCCACAGACACCCCCGATACCGGTCTGCCCTGGGCCGAACTCGGTCTTAAGCAGGACGAGTACGAGCGCATCCGGGAGATCCTCGGCCGCCGCCCGACCGGCGCCGAGCTCGCCATGTACTCGGTGATGTGGTCCGAGCACTGTTCGTACAAGTCCAGCAAGGTGCATCTGCGCCAGTTCGGCGAGAAGGCCCCCGAATCCGATGCCCTCCTCGTCGGTATCGGCGAGAACGCCGGCGTGGTCGACGTCGGCCAGGGGTACGCCGTCACCTTCAAGGTGGAGTCCCACAACCACCCCTCCTACATCGAGCCCTACCAGGGCGCGGCCACCGGTATCGGCGGCATCGTCCGCGACATCCTCGCCATGGGCGCCCGCCCGGTCGCCGTGATGGACCCGCTGCGCTTCGGCGCCGCCGACCACCCCGACACCAAGCGGGTGCTGCCCGGCGTCGTCGCGGGCATCGGCGGCTACGGCAACTGCCTGGGCCTGCCCAACATCGGCGGCGAGGTCGTCTTCGACTCCTGCTACCAGGGCAACCCGCTGGTCAACGCCCTGTGCGTGGGCGTGATGAAGCACGAGGACATCCACCTCGCCAAGGCCTCGGGCACCGGCAACAAGGTCATCCTCTATGGCGCGCGTACGGGCGGCGACGGCATCGGCGGCGTCTCCGTTCTCGCCTCCGAAACCTTTGACGCTGATTCTCCCGACGGGGCCTCCGCCAATCGCCCCGCCGTCCAGGTCGGCGACCCCTTCCAGGAGAAGCTGCTCATCGAGTGCACCCTGGAGGTCTTCCGGGAAGAGCTGGTCGTCGGCATCCAGGACCTCGGCGGCGCGGGCCTGTCCTGCGCCACCAGCGAGCTGGCGAGCGCGGGCTCCGGCGGTATGCGCGTTGAGCTGGACACCGTCCCGCTCCGCGACGCGACGCTCTCTCCCGAGGAAATCCTCATGAGCGAGTCCCAGGAGCGGATGTGCGCGGTCGTCGCCCCGGAGAACGTGGACCGCTTTCTGCAGATCTGCGAGAAGTGGGACGTCATCGCCACCGTCATCGGTGAGGTCACCGAGGGCGACCGGCTGGAGATCTTCTGGCACGGCGAGCAGATCGTCGACGTACCGCCGCGCACGGTCGCCCACGAGGGCCCGGTCTACGAGCGGCCGTACGAGCGCCCGGCCTGGCAGGACACCCTCCAGGCGGACGACGCGAACAAGCTGCCCCGCCCGCAGACGGGCGACGAGCTCCGCACCGATGTACTGAAGCTGGTCGGCTCACCCAACCAGGCCGCCAAGTCCTGGATCACCGACCAGTACGACCGCTACGTCCTCGGTAACACGGTCCTCGCCCAGCCGGAGGACAGCGGCATGATCCGCATCGATGACGACACCAACCTCGGTGTCGCCCTCGCCACGGACGGCAACGGCCGCTACGCCAAGCTCGACCCCTATACGGGCGCCCAGCTCGCCCTCGTCGAGTCCTACCGCAATGTCGCGGCCACCGGTGCCAAGCCGCTCGCCGTCACCAACTGCCTCAACTTCGGCTCCCCCGAGGACCCGGCGGCCATGTGGCAGTTCGCCGAGGCGGCGCGCGGTCTCGCCGACGCCTGCCAGCAGCTCGGTACCCCGGTCACCGGCGGCAATGTCTCCCTCTACAACCAGACGGGCGACGTCGCCATCCACCCGACCCCGGTCGTCGGCGTACTGGGTGTCATCGACGATGTCACCCGGCGCACCCCGATCGCCTTCACCGACGAGGGTCACCTGATCTACCTCCTCGGCGACACCAGGGAGGAGCTGGGCGGCTCGGCCTGGTCCCAGGTGGCCCACGACCACCTCGGCGGTCTGCCCCCGCAGGTCGACCTCGACCGGGAGCGTCTGCTGGCCGAGATCCTGATCTCGGCCTCCCGCGACGGCATGATTGACGCGGCTCATGACCTGAGCGACGGCGGCCTCATCCAGGCCGTGGTGGAGTCCTGCCTGAAGGGCGGCAGGGGAGCCCGGCTGATCACCCCTGACGGACTCGACCCCTTCGTCTTCCTCTTCTCCGAGTCCGCTGGCCGTGCGATCGTCGCCGTCCCGCGCAGCGAGGAGGTCCGCTTCAACGACATGTGCGGCGCCCGGGGCCTCCCGGTCACCCGCATTGGCGTGGTCGACGGCCAGGACATCGAGCTCCAGGGCCAGTTCAGCATCCCGCTGAGCGTCCTGAAGGAAGCCCACGAGGCCACCATCCCGGCCCTGCTCAGCTGA
- a CDS encoding DUF3073 domain-containing protein, with translation MGRGRAKAKQTKVARQLKYNSGGTDLSRLAEELGASTSNQPPNGERFEDDELDDDPYAQYADLYNADDEDEDDEKSSDSPSQRRRA, from the coding sequence ATGGGGCGCGGCCGGGCCAAGGCCAAGCAGACGAAGGTCGCCCGCCAGCTGAAGTACAACAGCGGTGGGACGGATCTCTCACGCCTGGCCGAGGAGCTGGGCGCATCGACGTCGAATCAGCCGCCGAACGGCGAGCGCTTCGAGGACGATGAGCTGGACGACGACCCGTACGCACAGTACGCGGATCTGTACAACGCCGACGACGAGGACGAAGACGACGAGAAGTCGTCCGACTCGCCGTCGCAGCGGCGGCGCGCCTGA
- a CDS encoding maleylpyruvate isomerase family mycothiol-dependent enzyme, which translates to MPPARRKPRSYDPARVRDALAAQVETVRTAAHGCTAEQLALDSGLPGWDVHHLLVHIAQQIDAVPRLLAEPAPTVNRPEADLRTWAVSTAAVAEELDARTREEAVRTKDPAASIDVAAQELEPVLEMAVREDVLLPHPFGAMRALDFTITRLVELVVHTDDLARATSSPVRLDRYALASVVRLLADVLATKAPGRSVEVRIPPFAVVQCVEGPRHTRGTPANVVETDPLTWFRLATGRVPWSRAVASGAISASGPRADLSPHLPVLT; encoded by the coding sequence ATGCCACCCGCACGACGCAAGCCCCGCAGCTACGACCCCGCCAGGGTGCGGGACGCGCTCGCCGCGCAGGTCGAGACGGTGCGTACGGCCGCGCATGGCTGCACGGCCGAACAGCTCGCGTTGGACTCCGGTCTGCCCGGCTGGGACGTCCACCACCTCCTGGTGCATATCGCTCAGCAGATCGATGCCGTACCCCGGCTGCTCGCCGAGCCCGCCCCCACCGTGAACCGGCCCGAGGCGGACCTGAGGACGTGGGCGGTCTCCACCGCGGCCGTCGCTGAAGAGCTTGACGCCCGTACCCGGGAGGAGGCCGTCCGGACCAAGGACCCTGCCGCGTCCATCGACGTTGCCGCCCAGGAGCTGGAACCGGTGCTGGAGATGGCGGTGCGCGAGGACGTGCTGCTGCCGCATCCCTTCGGCGCGATGCGGGCGCTGGATTTCACCATCACCCGCCTGGTGGAGCTGGTGGTCCACACCGACGATCTCGCCCGCGCCACCAGCAGCCCGGTACGGCTGGACCGCTACGCCCTCGCCTCCGTCGTCCGGCTGCTCGCCGACGTGCTCGCCACGAAGGCACCCGGCCGCTCTGTCGAGGTCCGAATCCCGCCCTTCGCGGTCGTGCAGTGCGTCGAGGGTCCCCGCCATACGCGGGGCACCCCGGCCAACGTTGTCGAAACCGACCCCCTCACCTGGTTCCGCCTGGCTACGGGACGGGTGCCGTGGTCCCGCGCGGTCGCCTCCGGCGCGATCTCCGCCAGCGGCCCCCGCGCAGACCTCTCCCCCCACCTCCCGGTACTGACCTGA
- a CDS encoding DUF6274 family protein — translation MTTTPGYPRHETRALLRAHLSAATRYRHVTRHCPICHRLLRLALEHPETAPGADQSRSPQ, via the coding sequence ATGACGACGACTCCGGGCTACCCGCGCCATGAGACGCGAGCTCTGCTGCGCGCGCATCTGTCGGCCGCTACGCGGTACCGCCATGTGACCCGTCACTGCCCCATATGCCACCGGCTGCTGCGACTCGCCCTGGAGCACCCGGAGACCGCTCCGGGTGCTGACCAAAGTCGCTCACCTCAGTGA
- the purM gene encoding phosphoribosylformylglycinamidine cyclo-ligase, translating to MTQTEGGTEGEGASYAAAGVDIEAGDRAVDLMKDWVRKAQRPESLGGLGGFAGLFDASALKRYERPLLASATDGVGTKVAIAQKMDIHDTIGHDLVAMVVDDLVVCGAEPLFMTDYICVGKVVPERVSAIVKGIAEGCVLAGCALVGGETAEHPGLLGPDEYDVAGAGTGVVEADRVLGADRIRTGDAVIAMASSGLHSNGYSLVRHVLFDRAGWTLDRDVPEFGRTLGEELLEPTKIYSLDCLALTRTTEVHAFSHITGGGLASNLARVIPDELHATVDRSTWTPGAVFDTVRALGAVTRSELEKTLNMGVGMMAVVPQESVDAALTTLADRGVDAWVAGEITERGDRAEAAALTGDYAA from the coding sequence ATGACCCAGACTGAAGGCGGAACTGAAGGCGAAGGCGCCAGCTACGCCGCCGCCGGCGTGGACATCGAGGCGGGCGACCGCGCTGTCGACCTGATGAAGGACTGGGTGCGCAAGGCCCAGCGCCCCGAGTCCCTCGGCGGTCTCGGCGGCTTCGCCGGGCTCTTCGACGCCTCCGCGCTCAAGCGCTATGAGCGCCCGCTGCTCGCTTCCGCCACCGACGGTGTGGGTACCAAGGTCGCCATCGCCCAGAAGATGGATATCCACGACACGATCGGCCATGACCTGGTCGCCATGGTCGTCGACGATCTGGTCGTCTGTGGCGCCGAGCCGCTGTTCATGACCGATTACATCTGCGTCGGCAAGGTCGTCCCCGAGCGGGTGTCCGCGATCGTCAAGGGCATCGCCGAGGGCTGTGTCCTGGCGGGCTGCGCCCTCGTCGGCGGCGAGACCGCCGAGCACCCGGGGCTGCTGGGCCCGGATGAGTACGACGTGGCGGGCGCGGGCACCGGTGTGGTCGAGGCCGACCGGGTGCTGGGCGCGGATCGTATCCGTACGGGCGACGCCGTCATCGCGATGGCATCCTCCGGCCTTCACTCCAACGGGTACTCGCTGGTCCGTCATGTGCTCTTCGACCGGGCCGGCTGGACGCTGGACCGGGATGTGCCGGAGTTCGGCCGGACCCTGGGCGAGGAGCTCCTCGAACCCACCAAGATCTACTCACTGGACTGTCTGGCGCTGACCCGCACCACCGAGGTGCACGCCTTCTCGCACATCACCGGCGGCGGGCTCGCCAGCAATCTGGCCCGAGTCATCCCGGATGAGCTGCATGCCACCGTTGACCGCTCCACCTGGACCCCGGGCGCCGTCTTCGACACCGTGCGAGCGCTCGGTGCTGTCACCCGCTCCGAGCTGGAGAAGACCCTGAACATGGGCGTCGGCATGATGGCTGTGGTGCCCCAGGAGTCGGTTGATGCGGCCCTGACGACCCTCGCTGACCGGGGCGTGGACGCCTGGGTCGCCGGCGAGATCACCGAGCGCGGAGACCGTGCCGAAGCGGCGGCCCTCACCGGTGACTACGCGGCCTGA
- the purQ gene encoding phosphoribosylformylglycinamidine synthase subunit PurQ, whose protein sequence is MTTRIGVVTFPGSLDDQDALRAVRLAGGEPVSLWHRDKDLHQVDAVVLPGGFSYGDYLRCGAIARFSPVMETVIEQARAGMPVLGICNGFQVLCESHLLPGALTRNDHLHFICRDQTLRVENATTAWTTDYSQGQEITVPLKNGEGGYVADWRTLDALEAEGRVVFRYVGTNPNGSRRDIAGISNEAGNVVGLMPHPEHAVETLTGPTTDGLGFFTSALKTLVDAR, encoded by the coding sequence GTGACCACGCGTATCGGAGTCGTTACTTTCCCCGGTTCTCTCGATGACCAGGACGCCCTGCGCGCGGTCCGGCTCGCGGGTGGTGAGCCCGTTTCCCTCTGGCACCGCGACAAAGATCTGCATCAGGTTGACGCGGTGGTCCTCCCCGGCGGTTTCAGCTACGGCGACTATCTGCGCTGCGGTGCCATCGCCCGTTTCTCGCCCGTCATGGAGACGGTGATCGAGCAGGCGAGGGCCGGAATGCCGGTCCTGGGAATCTGCAATGGCTTCCAGGTGCTGTGCGAATCGCATCTGCTGCCCGGCGCGCTGACCCGCAACGACCATCTGCACTTCATCTGCCGTGACCAGACGCTTCGCGTGGAGAACGCCACCACCGCCTGGACCACCGACTACAGCCAGGGACAGGAGATCACTGTTCCGCTGAAGAACGGTGAGGGCGGCTATGTCGCCGACTGGCGGACCCTCGACGCCTTGGAGGCGGAGGGCCGTGTCGTCTTCCGCTATGTCGGTACGAACCCGAATGGCTCCCGCCGCGATATCGCCGGGATCTCCAATGAGGCCGGGAACGTGGTCGGCCTCATGCCGCACCCCGAGCACGCCGTCGAGACCCTGACCGGCCCGACCACCGACGGGCTGGGATTCTTCACCTCGGCACTCAAGACTCTGGTGGACGCCCGATGA